The Corvus cornix cornix isolate S_Up_H32 chromosome 12, ASM73873v5, whole genome shotgun sequence genome includes a window with the following:
- the QARS1 gene encoding glutamine--tRNA ligase → MAAAVAAAAMMAAEEAEEALGLFTGIGLSEAKARETLRNGALSALLRRAVLQARSALGPALDKATGTLLYNTAARLKDPKHLAFLVGYIARREILTDLQLSAALEYVRSHPLEPLDVADFERSCGVGVCITPEQIEEAVEAVISKHRAELLAERYHFNMGLLMGEARNRLQWADGKTIKNEVDLQVLHLLGPKTEADLEKKPKAAKTRLAPAEKQKVAVVENGDMGTETQSLLEQLRGEALKFHKPGENYKTEGYVVTPNTMALLKQHLAITGGQVRTRFPPEPNGILHIGHAKAINFNFGYAKANGGVCFLRYDDTNPEKEEEKYFTAIREMVEWLGYQPYAVTHASDYFDQLYTWALELIRRGQAYVCHQKVEEIKGHNPPPSPWRDRPVEESLLLFEDMRKGKFGEGEATLRMKMVMEDGKMDPVAYRVKFTPHHRTGDKWCIYPTYDYTHCLCDSIEHITHSLCTKEFQARRSSYFWLCNALDVYCPVQWEYGRLNLLYTVVSKRKIIRLVETGAVRDWDDPRLFTLTALRRRGFPPEAINNFCARVGVTVAQATMEPHLLEACAREVLNEQAPRAMAVLEPLKVTITNFPALKPLEVLVPNFPADESRGFHKVPFHQTIYIEETDFREEADKGYKRLAPGQSVGLRHAGYVITVQNVIKDVSGRVIELEVTCTKSDVAEKPKAFIHWVSVPVTCEVRLYERLFLHKNPEDPLEVPGGFLSDLNPDSLRVVHNALVDSSVHSARPFDKFQFERLGYFSVDPDSEEGKMVFNRTVTLKEDPGKA, encoded by the exons AtggcggcggcggtggcggcggcggcgatgATGGCGGcggaggaggcggaggaggcGCTGGGGCTGTTCACCGGCATCGGCCTCAGCGAGGCCAAGGCGCGCGAGACGCTACGCAACGGGGCACTCAGCGCGCTGCTGCGCCGGGCCGTGCTGCAG GCTCGGAGCGCGCTGGGCCCGGCGCTGGACAAAGCCACCGGGACACTTCTCTACAACACGGCCGCCCGCCTCAAGGACCCGAAGCACCTCGCCTTCCTCGTCGGCTACATCGCTCGCAGGGAGATCCTCACTGACCTGCAGCTCAGCG ctgccctggAGTACGTGAGGAGCCACCCCTTGGAGCCCCTGGATGTGGCAGACTTTGAGCGGTCTTGCGGTGTGGGGGTCTGCATCACCCCCGAGCAGATCGAGGAAGCG GTGGAGGCTGTGATCAGCAAGCATcgagcagagctgctggcagagcgCTACCACTTCAACATGGGGCTGCTGATGG GGGAGGCACGGAACCGGCTGCAGTGGGCAGACGGGAAGACCATCAAGAACGAGGTGGACCTGCAG GTGCTGCATTTGCTTGGGCCAAAGACAGAAGCTGACCTGGAAAAGAAGCCAAAG GCTGCAAAGACCCGTCTGGCcccagcagagaaacagaaggtgGCTGTGGTGGAGAATG GTGACATGGGCACAGAGACACAGTcgctgctggagcagctgcggGGAGAAGCCCTGAAGTTCCACAAGCCAG GAGAAAACTACAAGACTGAGGGCTACGTGGTGACACCAAACACTATGGCCCTGCTGAAGCAGCACCTGGCAATCACGGGTGGGCAG GTACGGACACGGTTCCCTCCTGAGCCTAATGGTATCCTGCACATTGGCCATGCCAAAGCCATCAACTTCAACTTTGGCTATGCCAAG GCCAACGGTGGTGTGTGCTTCCTGCGCTATGATGACACCAACCCcgagaaggaggaggagaagtaCTTCACAGCCATCCGGGAGATGGTGGAGTGGCTGG GCTACCAGCCCTATGCAGTGACACACGCGTCGGATTACTTTGACCAGCTCTACACCTGGGCCCTGGAGCTTATACGCAG GGGTCAGGCATATGTCTGCCATCAGAAGGTTGAAGAGATCAAGGGCCACAACCCACCGCCCTCGCCGTGGCGGGACCGGCCTGTGGAGGAGTCACTCCTGCTCTTTGAG GACATGCGAAAGGGCAagtttggggagggggaagccACGCTGAGGATGAAGATGGTGATGGAGGATGGGAAGATGGATCCCGTTGCCTACCGTGTCAAGTTCACTCCACACCACCGCACTGGGGACAAGTG GTGCATCTACCCCACGTATGACTACACACACTGCCTCTGCGACTCCATCGAGCACATCACACACTCCCTCTGCACCAAGGAGTTCCAGGCCAG GCGCTCCTCCTACTTCTGGCTGTGCAATGCTCTGGATGTTTACTGCCCTGTGCAGTGGGAATATGGGCGCCTGAACCTGCTCTACACTGTTGTCTCCAAGAGAAAGATCATCCGTCTGGTGGAGACAGGTGCTGTGAG GGACTGGGATGATCCGCGGCTCTTCACGCTGACAGCCCTGCGCCGGCGAGGCTTCCCCCCCGAGGCCATCAACAACTTTTGTGCACGG GTTGGTGTGACAGTGGCCCAGGCAACAATGGAGCCACATTTGCTGGAGGCATGTGCACGGGAGGTGCTGAATGAGCAGGCCCCCCGCGCCATGGCTGTCCTGGAGCCCCTCAAGGTCACCATCACCAACTTCCCTGCTCTGAAG CCACTGGAGGTCCTCGTGCCCAACTTTCCAGCCGATGAGAGCCGTGGTTTTCACAAAGTGCCCTTCCATCAGACCATCTACATTGAGGAGACGGACTTCAGGGAG GAGGCAGACAAGGGCTACAAGCGCCTGGCCCCTGGGCAGTCGGTGGGGCTGCGCCATGCTGGCTACGTCATCACTGTCCAGAATGTCATCAAG GACGTCAGTGGACGTGTCATTGAGCTGGAGGTGACCTGCACCAAGTCGGATGTGGCGGAAAAGCCCAAAGCTTTCATCCACTGGGTGTCGGTGCCTGTGACATGTGAAGTGCGGCTCTACGAGCGGCT GTTTTTGCACAAAAATCCTGAGGACCCATTGGAGGTACCTGGTGGCTTTCTGAGTGACCTCAACCCT GACTCCCTGCGTGTGGTGCACAATGCCCTGGTCGACAGCTCTGTCCACTCTGCCCGACCCTTTGACAAATTCCAGTTTGAGCGCCTGGGCTACTTCTCTGTGGATCCCGACAGTGAGGAGGGGAAG ATGGTGTTCAACCGGACAGTGACGCTCAAGGAGGACCCTGGCAAGGCCTGA
- the LOC109143327 gene encoding LOW QUALITY PROTEIN: epidermal differentiation-specific protein-like (The sequence of the model RefSeq protein was modified relative to this genomic sequence to represent the inferred CDS: deleted 1 base in 1 codon) — protein sequence MNRITVYERANFEGLSREFTCDVPDLHELDFGNCIASLKVEGQPWIAYTDPKYEGEPHAFEEGEYPSVDRPNSFSALRLVHHDLGDPQITLYEHPNFQGACKVVTEETNLAYGYFNDRVASHIVQRGVWLLYQHPSRGGWHCLAWPGEHLADYKLELNFQSRLSHLRPLRPGRPLVSARLLWEQKRVEEEREVLVDEIEGVNETESEQALAASSSREYGTTLWQSFHFSNATSLKAGLSFTLTVEASNIFTVQKGRSETSTRRQRVEVQLPVKIPPRTALSIQVLRKEVTLSVPVLLTITQNENVRTEMGEYRSVSGTNVSARYSLKPLPATGREQAATKGKGTVPGTRMEL from the exons ATGAACCGGATCACGGTGTACGAGCGTGCCAACTTTGAGGGGCTGAGCCGAGAGTTCACCTGTGACGTGCCTGACCTGCACGAGCTGGATTTTGGGAACTGCATCGCCTCCCTGAAGGTGGAGGGGCAGCCATGGATTGCCTACACGGACCCCAAATATGAGGGCGAGCCGCATGCCTTTGAGGAGGGCGAGTACCCCTCTGTGGATCGGCCCAACAGCTTCTCAGCACTGCGCCTTGTGCACCATGACCTGGGGGACCCCCAGATCACCCTCTACGAGCACCCCAACTTCCAAGGCGCCTGCAAGGTGGTGACAGAGGAGACCAACTTGGCGTATGGGTACTTCAACGACCGGGTGGCCTCCCACATAGTGCAGCGAGGCGTCTGGCTGCTCTACCAGCATCCCAGCCGGGGCggctggcactgcctggcatGGCCTGGCGAGCATCTCGCTGACTACAAACTGGAGCTGAACTTTCAGTCTCGGCTGTCCCACCTGCGTCCGCTACGCCCCGGGCGGCCCCTGGTCTCAGCACGTCTCCTCTGGGAGCAGAAGCGGGTGGAGGAGGAGCgggaggtgctggtggatgagatTGAG GGGGTGAACGAGACAGAGTCGGAGCAGGCACTGGCGGCCAGCAGCAGCCGGGAGTACGGCACCACACTCTGGCAGAGCTTCCACTTCAGCAATGCCACTAGCCTCAAAGCCGGGCTCTCCTTCACGCTGACCGTGGAAGCCTCCAACATCTTCACGGTGCAGAAAGGGCGCAGTGAAACCAGCACTCGCCGGCAGCGCGTGGAGGTGCAGTTGCCGGTGAAGATCCCCCCACGCACAGCGCTCAGCATCCAAGTCCTGCGGAAGGAGGTAACGCTCTCCGTCCCGGTCCTGCTCACCATCACCCAGAACGAGAACGTTCGTACAGAGATGGGCGAGTACCGCAGTGTCTCGGGTACCAATGTCAGTGCCCGTTATAGCTTGAAGCCACTGCCAGCTAcgggcagggagcaggcagccaCCAAGGGGAAAGGCACAGTGCCTGGCACCAGGATGGAGCTATAG
- the SLC6A8 gene encoding sodium- and chloride-dependent creatine transporter 1 — MDFIMSCVGFAVGLGNVWRFPYLCYKNGGGVFLIPYLLIVFVGGIPIFFLEVALGQFMKQGGIGAWNIAPLFKGLGLASMVIVFFCNSYYIMILVWGLFYLVHSLTDTLPWATCGHSWNTEQCTELFNPDLCHNVSTNATASTWTSNFSCADMTNKRSPVIEFWENKVLRLSGGLSEPGEMNWQMILCLVTTWVVVYFCIWKGVKSTGKIVYFTALFPYVVLILLLAHGVTLPGALGGIIYYLKPDWTKLVEAQVWIDAGTQVFFSYAIGLGALTALGSYNRFHNNCYRDAYILAVINSCTSFFAGFVVFSVLGFMASEQGVDISKVAESGPGLAFIAYPKAVTLMPLSPLWATLFFIMLLVLGLDSQFVGVEGFITGILDLFPQPGAGSLRRELTAALCCIVCCLIDLSMVTQGGMYVFQLFDNYSASGITLLWQAFWECVVIAWVYGADRFMDDVARMIGYRPLPVMKWCWAVVTPLVCVGIFVFHVVNYKPLTYNKTYVYPWWGEAIGWVLALSSMLCIPCTVIYKLLRCKGSFRERWQLLTTPIWGQHHLEYLTPEAEAKLLAPEPPKEKATLFETVI; from the exons ATGGATTTCATCATGTCCTGCGTGGGCTTCGCCGTGGGGCTGGGCAACGTCTGGCGCTTCCCCTACCTGTGCTACAAGAACGGCGGAG GCGTCTTCCTCATCCCCTACCTGCTCATCGTCTTCGTGGGCGGCATCCCCATCTTCTTCTTGGAGGTGGCCCTGGGGCAGTTCATGAAGCAGGGGGGCATCGGCGCCTGGAACATCGCCCCCCTCTTCAAGG GTTTAGGCCTGGCCTCTATGGTGATCGTCTTCTTCTGCAACTCCTACTACATCATGATCTTGGTGTGGGGGCTCTTTTACCTGGTGCATTCACTGACGGACACCCTGCCCTGGGCCACCTGTGGCCACTCCTGGAACACGGAGCAGTGCACAGAGCTCTTCAACCCGGACCTGTGCCACAATGTCAGCACTAATGCCACTGCCAGCACTTGGACCTCCAATTTCAGCTGCGCTGACATGACCAACAAGCGCTCACCTGTCATTGAGTTTTGGGA GAACAAGGTGCTGCGTCTCTCTGGGGGCCTCAGCGAGCCAGGGGAGATGAACTGGCAGATGATCCTCTGCTTGGTCACCACCTGGGTCGTTGTCTACTTCTGCATTTGGAAGGGTGTCAAGTCAACTGGGAAG ATTGTCTACTTCACGGCACTCTTCCCGTATGTGgtcctcatcctgctgctggcccATGGAGTAACACTGCCTGGCGCGCTGGGCGGCATCATCTACTACCTGAAACCTGACTGGACCAAGCTGGTTGAGGCACAG GTCTGGATTGATGCTGGCACCCAGGTCTTCTTTTCCTATGCCATTGGGCTGGGTGCCCTGACTGCACTGGGCAGCTACAACCGCTTCCACAACAACTGCTACAG GGATGCCTACATCCTGGCTGTGATCAACAGCTGCACCAGCTTCTTTGCCGGCTTCGTTGTCTTCTCCGTGCTCGGCTTCATGGCCTCTGAGCAAGGCGTGGACATCTCCAAGGTGGCCGAGTCTG GTCCCGGGCTGGCTTTCATCGCCTACCCCAAAGCTGTGACACTGATGCCCTTGTCCCCGCTGTGGGCCACGCTCTTCTTCATCATGCTCCTTGTGCTGGGGCTGGACAGCCAG TTTGTCGGTGTGGAGGGTTTCATCACGGGCATCCTGGACCTGTTCCCCCAGCCGGGGGCTGGCTCACTGCGCCGTGAGCTCACCGCTGCGCTCTGCTGCATCGTCTGCTGCCTCATTGACCTCTCCATGGTCACGCAG GGCGGCATGTACGTATTCCAGCTCTTTGACAACTACTCGGCCAGCGGGATCACGCTGCTGTGGCAGGCTTTCTGGGAGTGCGTAGTCATTGCCTGGGTCTATG GTGCCGACCGCTTCATGGACGATGTGGCCCGTATGATCGGCTACCGGCCCCTGCCCGTCATGAagtggtgctgggctgtggtgaCACCGCTGGTCTGCGTG GGCATCTTTGTGTTCCACGTGGTGAACTACAAGCCGCTGACATACAATAAGACGTACGTGTACCCGTGGTGGGGGGAAGCCATCGGCTGGGTCCTGGCGCTCTCCTCCATGCTCTGCATCCCCTGCACTGTTATCTACAAGCTCCTGCGCTGCAAAGGCTCCTTCCGCGAG CGCTGGCAGCTCCTGACCACTCCAATCTGGGGCCAACACCACCTGGAGTACCTGACGCCAGAGGCAGAGGCCAAGCTGCTGGCCCCAGAGCCCCCCAAGGAGAAGGCGACGCTCTTCGAGACTGTGATCTGA